TGGGTCTTCAGCAGCCCCCGCCCGACGGCTCCGCTGATTACATTACCCGCGTCGGCTCATTCATGACCGGTCTGGGTTCGGTACTGCTGGTTAGGGCTTCCAGCCGTTTTGACTCCTCGACGCTGTTCCCCGACGAAACATAAAAAATTGATTCACCGGTATTCCCCGGCCCATTCGGCGAGCTTCCGGCAGCCGTTCAGCGTGGCCTGGCAATATTGTTCGAAAAAGGCATCCGACAGGTCTTCGTGGGGCGCGACAGCTTCACCGGCCGCCAGGGCGGCGGCGCCGTCAAAATTAACATAAGCCAGCCGGGCGGTCAGTTCCCCGGCCGGTCGTTCGAAAGCCTCTCCGGGAAGCAGGGCCGCCGACGTCTCCGCCAGCAGGCTTTCACACAACGATTTTCCGCCGGTAATCCCCCGGCGGGCCAGTTTTCTCCGCATGGGTGCAAAATCCAGAAACAGGTAAAAGCCCCCTTCCGGCGCATGCGCCCGGATGCCGCCCCTGCGAAGAATACCGTGAACGCGTCTTCCCAGACCGGACAATATCCGCCGGGCGTTGCGCAGATAGCGCTCGATATCCACGCCGCCCCTGAAGGCGTATACGGCCGCGTGCTGAATGGGCGCGCTGACCGAAGTATAGGTCTCGCTGGCCACAAAGGCCATGGCCTCCAGCAGCCACTCCAGGGCCGGCGGGAAGGTCATGGTGCCCAGCCGCCATCCGCCGGCGCCGCACCATTTGGAAAGTCCCGAGGAAATGATGGTCCCCTCGGGATAAAACCGGGCGATGGAGATATGTTCTCCCCGGTGATGAATCTGGCCGTAGATTTCATCGGACAGCACCACCACCCCCCACTTTCTGGCCACGGCGGCGATCGCTTCCAGTTCGCGTTTACCGTAAGTCAGTCCGTCCGGATTGCCGGGATAATTGAGGACCAGAATACGCGGCCGGCTGTCGTCGCATTCTGCCGCCAGAAAAGCGTCCAGCTGGTCGTCGGAAAGCTGCCACCGTTCCCGGTAACGGGTGGGAATAATCCGGATCTGCTTGCCCAGGATCCGGGCCTGGGGACCGTAGGAGACCCAGCAAGGCGACGGCAGGATCAATTCCCCGTAAAACACCATCTGGAGCAGAAACATCAGTTCCTTGGATCCCGGGCCGACCAGGACATGCCGGTCCAGGGCTTCGACCCCGTCCAGACGCCGATGAAATCCGGCCACGGCCTCACGCAGGGCCGGCAGGCCGCGCACCGGCAGGTAGTCTTTTTCATGGGCGTGAAGTTTCAGCGCCTCGACCACCGGCCGGGGCACGGGAAAGGGAGACTGTCCGAGGCCGAAATTGATGACCCCCGCCCCCTCCCCGGTCATCTTCCGGCACCGCTCCTGGATGGCCAGGGTCGGGGATTCCCCGATCCCCCTGATATTGATGTTCACGCTCCTGGTAATGGAGCAGCCGTTGTTTCTTTCCGCTGGATCGGCGGTTTCCATGGCGTCCTTCCTTTCCGGGTCAATAATAGTACCAGATGGTCTCGTATTCATCGGGATCTTCGTCCGTATCCTGCAGCCGTTGCAGATAGTCCAGGATGGGGACATCGGCGCCGGCATAAGGCTCGCAGGGGACGATGCCCTTTTCCCAGGGGTGAAAATCATATACCCGGGCCCCGTTCGGCAGCACGCTGATCAGATCGCGATGCTGAAAAGCCCGCAGATGATTTTTCCCCAGGCCCGGCACGTTGTAAACCGGTTCATCGGTACGCCGGGATCCCGGCAGGAGGCGGGCTTCCTCTTTCTGTTCCTGGAAAATCCGGGCCAGCGGAACGCGATAGACCTCAGTTTCCTCCTTGCCCTTGGGCGCGAAGGTGTAATAGGGATCGATGCCGGCCACCTTCAGTATCATACGCAGCTTGGCGGCCTCGAACCGGCGGGACACATAAAACGAATATACCAGCTGATTATACACCCCGATCCCGTTCCGGCGCAGCCGGTCCACCGCCCGGACCATGTCGAAAGTGACTTCATAGGGATGTTCCACATGGGTCACGATCATGACCTCACGCCGGCCGGGATCGCGAAGCGCGCCGAGACCGTCAGCCAGTTCGGGCGTAATCCGCATGGGCAGGGTCACCGGCGTGCGGGTACCGATGCGGACTAGATCCACATGGGGAATGGCCGCGATCCGCCGCAGAATGGGCAGCAACTGGTCATCGGGCAGTCCCAGGGGATCGCCGCCCGTGACCAGGACCTCCTTTATCGCCGGATGTCCCTCGATAAACCCGATGGCTTCTTCAATCACCGCCTTTTCGGCCAGGGCCCCTCCGATCATGGCGTCTTCGATTTCCCAGTTGCGCTGACAGTAGACGCAGATCTGAGGGCAGGTGTTGAACGGCTTCAGGATGAGAATGGCCGGATAGCGGCGGGTGACCAGATCCGCGGGAGAGGTGTCGTGCTCGAGCATGAAATCCAGCGAGCAGTTGCCGTCCGAACGATTGGCCAGCATATGGTTGACGTATGCGGCCGTGGGAATTACCTGGGCCCGGAGGGCGCGATCCCGGCCTGACCCGGGGTCGTCATCCATCAGAGAGGCATAGTATGGCGTAACCCCGAAAGGCAGCCGGCCGCTCCTGGCCATATCGATGGCCTCCCGCTCGGCATCCGTCAGCGCGACCATTTTCCCGAGTGCTTCCGCGTCCCGGGCAATATGGCGCACCTGCCAGCGCCAGTCCGCGAAGTCCTCTGGAGCGGCCCTGAGCCTGGCGAGAAGTTTTTCCCTGCGGACGGCCCGCCTTTGCACGGACGCGTCATCCAGGCCGCCGGGATAGCGGTTCATGATTTCCTCAACGCCGCGCCAGAGGGCATCCAGTTCATCGGAGCGTTTCAGGGCGGCCTCGCGTCCGCGGAGATCAGGCCCGGCGGGTTCCAGCGGCTGCATGAAACGGAACCGCCCTTCCAGCCCGATGATCAACTGCGTCATTTCAGCAAAAAAAGCGGGAGAGAGATCCGGCCTGATCCTGCCCGCGGCCAGATCCCAGATGGCCCGGGCCACGCTGAAGCCGGCCCGCTGATCGGCCCGCCGGTGAAGCATCCCCCGCAGGGCCCGGGCGCAATCGCGCACGACATAAAGAGGTGAGCCGTGCACCAGGGCAACGGACTGGTGGGCCTCGAACTGTTCGGTCGAGACGTGCGCGCTCATCAGCGCGCGGGCCTCGTCAAGCGTTTTGGCCTCGGCGACAAGAGACAGAAACCGCCCCGCCTCATGGCGGAAACGGGCTTCATTATAGGTATCCGTTATTCGTGTCCGTTCCATTTCGTACTTCCTTTTCATTTGGATCCATCTCATCTTTTTCCGACCTGTCTGTAATGGTTATTTCCTTCTATACAAGACAGCATAACGGCTGATACCCGGAATACCAATAATGAAAACTTGACAATCTATTTCGGAATAACCGACAATAGAAGCATGGAATGGATGAACTACCACCACCTCTATTATTTCTGGATGATCTCCCGGGAGGGCAGCCTGTCGCGGGCTGCCAACCGGCTCCGTCTGACCCATTCCACCTTGAGCGAACAATTAAAAATGCTCGAGGACTTCCTGGGGCAGAAACTGTTTGACAGGATGGGACGCCGCCTGGTGCTGACCCAGTTCGGCGCCGAAGTGGCCCAGTACGCCGACGAAATTTTCCGCCTGGGCAATGAACTGATCGAGATGGCCCGCGGACGTTCACAAATTCAACGCTCCGTTTTCCGGGCGGGGGTGGTGGGTTCGATCCCCAAAACAATCGTCTACCGTCTCCTGGAGCCCTCGGTGGAACAGCAGGAGACCTTTTCCCTGGAAATCCGTCAGGGGACCCTCAATGCCCTGATGGAAATGATGTTCCGCAACCGGCTGCATGTCATCCTTTCCGACCAGCCGCCCCGGGACGCCATGATCTACCGGGTCACGTCCCGAAAACTGGGGGACACGGAACTCTTTTTATATGGCGCTCCGGAAGTGGCCGAACGTTATCGCCCGGGATTCCCGGATTCCCTGGCCGATGCCCCCCTGCTGCTGCCGGCCCGGGGGACAAACCTGCGGCAAAGCCTCGACCAGTGGTTTGCCGACAGGGCCCTGGAGATGAACGTCATCGGCGAGTTTGACGATTCCGGCCTGTTGAGGACCTTCGGGGTTTTTGAACGAGGTCTCTTCCCGGTCCGGTCGGTCCTGGTCGACGAGGTGGAGGAGACCCACGCCGTCCAGCGCGTCGGCCTCCTGGCGGGCATCCGGGAAAGCTACTATGCCGTCTACCAGAACCGCCGGGTGACCCACCCCTACATCCTGGAAATTATAAACGCCGCCAGAAAACGACTCCTGTCCTCTTCGCCGGCGAAAAAACACCGGAAGAAAAAATCAGTGGAGCGTGCCGGGCCATGATTCTCTCTTTTCATCCCTGTTTTTCCGGTGACCGCTTCATCAACTGCGGCGGCCGGGGGCTGACGACCGACGACATTGATGCGATGAAGTCGGCTTCGGCCGTGATCCTTCCCCAGGCCTGCAGAAAAGAACTGTATGAGGCGGCCCGGACATATTGTCCCCGGGTATTCCCGGATTTTAACAAAAAATTCGCCTACCCCGGCAAAACCGGCCAGATCCGCCTGTTC
The nucleotide sequence above comes from Thermodesulfobacteriota bacterium. Encoded proteins:
- a CDS encoding pyridoxal phosphate-dependent aminotransferase, whose amino-acid sequence is METADPAERNNGCSITRSVNINIRGIGESPTLAIQERCRKMTGEGAGVINFGLGQSPFPVPRPVVEALKLHAHEKDYLPVRGLPALREAVAGFHRRLDGVEALDRHVLVGPGSKELMFLLQMVFYGELILPSPCWVSYGPQARILGKQIRIIPTRYRERWQLSDDQLDAFLAAECDDSRPRILVLNYPGNPDGLTYGKRELEAIAAVARKWGVVVLSDEIYGQIHHRGEHISIARFYPEGTIISSGLSKWCGAGGWRLGTMTFPPALEWLLEAMAFVASETYTSVSAPIQHAAVYAFRGGVDIERYLRNARRILSGLGRRVHGILRRGGIRAHAPEGGFYLFLDFAPMRRKLARRGITGGKSLCESLLAETSAALLPGEAFERPAGELTARLAYVNFDGAAALAAGEAVAPHEDLSDAFFEQYCQATLNGCRKLAEWAGEYR
- a CDS encoding KamA family radical SAM protein: MERTRITDTYNEARFRHEAGRFLSLVAEAKTLDEARALMSAHVSTEQFEAHQSVALVHGSPLYVVRDCARALRGMLHRRADQRAGFSVARAIWDLAAGRIRPDLSPAFFAEMTQLIIGLEGRFRFMQPLEPAGPDLRGREAALKRSDELDALWRGVEEIMNRYPGGLDDASVQRRAVRREKLLARLRAAPEDFADWRWQVRHIARDAEALGKMVALTDAEREAIDMARSGRLPFGVTPYYASLMDDDPGSGRDRALRAQVIPTAAYVNHMLANRSDGNCSLDFMLEHDTSPADLVTRRYPAILILKPFNTCPQICVYCQRNWEIEDAMIGGALAEKAVIEEAIGFIEGHPAIKEVLVTGGDPLGLPDDQLLPILRRIAAIPHVDLVRIGTRTPVTLPMRITPELADGLGALRDPGRREVMIVTHVEHPYEVTFDMVRAVDRLRRNGIGVYNQLVYSFYVSRRFEAAKLRMILKVAGIDPYYTFAPKGKEETEVYRVPLARIFQEQKEEARLLPGSRRTDEPVYNVPGLGKNHLRAFQHRDLISVLPNGARVYDFHPWEKGIVPCEPYAGADVPILDYLQRLQDTDEDPDEYETIWYYY
- a CDS encoding LysR family transcriptional regulator — protein: MNYHHLYYFWMISREGSLSRAANRLRLTHSTLSEQLKMLEDFLGQKLFDRMGRRLVLTQFGAEVAQYADEIFRLGNELIEMARGRSQIQRSVFRAGVVGSIPKTIVYRLLEPSVEQQETFSLEIRQGTLNALMEMMFRNRLHVILSDQPPRDAMIYRVTSRKLGDTELFLYGAPEVAERYRPGFPDSLADAPLLLPARGTNLRQSLDQWFADRALEMNVIGEFDDSGLLRTFGVFERGLFPVRSVLVDEVEETHAVQRVGLLAGIRESYYAVYQNRRVTHPYILEIINAARKRLLSSSPAKKHRKKKSVERAGP